From a region of the Solanum stenotomum isolate F172 chromosome 2, ASM1918654v1, whole genome shotgun sequence genome:
- the LOC125856496 gene encoding ubiquitin-conjugating enzyme E2 7: MASQASLLLQKQLKDLCKHPVDGFSAGLVDESNLFEWSVTIIGPQDTLYEGGFFNAIMSFPENYPNSPPTVRFTTEIWHPNVYSDGKVCISILHPPGDDPNGYEYASERWSPVHTVESIILSIISMLSSPNDESPANVEAAKEWREKRDEFKKRVSRCVRRSQDL, encoded by the exons ATGGCTTCACAAGCTAGTCTTCTCCTTCAGAAACAACTTAAGG aTCTCTGTAAACATCCAGTTGATGGATTTTCGGCTGGTTTGGTTGATGAAAGCAACTTGTTTGAATGGAGTGTCACCATTATTGGACCTCAAGATACTTTATA TGAAGGGGGTTTCTTTAATGCTATCATGAGCTTTCCTGAAAATTATCCCAACAGTCCTCCAACTGTAAGGTTTACCACAGAGATCTGGCATCCTAATG TTTACTCTGATGGGAAGGTTTGCATCTCAATTCTTCACCCCCCTGGTGATGATCCAAATGGCTATGAGTATGCTAGTGAGCGTTGGTCTCCTGTCCACACG GTGGAGAGTATAATTTTAAGCATCATATCCATGCTTTCAAGCCCTAATGATGAGTCTCCTGCTAACGTGGAAGCTGCT AAGGAATGGAGGGAAAAAAGAGATGAATTCAAGAAAAGGGTCAGTCGTTGTGTAAGACGGTCACAAGATTTGTAG
- the LOC125855178 gene encoding CASP-like protein 4C2 yields MMRSPQVRNGVVETPSPSHFHSSVSVHKLRRFNILIVVFRFASFCFSLASAIFMFTNSRRGSDLPQWHHFDAFRFVAVAGAIVALYSLFEVGASVWEISRGATVFPEVVQVWFDFGHDQVFAYLLLSAGSAGASLARTLKEMDTCTVSNAFCVQSDISIAFGFAGFMFLGFSSLLSGFRVVSFIINGSRFNVQN; encoded by the exons ATGATGAGATCACCTCAAGTTCGAAACGGCGTCGTTGAGACTCCGTCGCCGTCGCACTTCCACTCCAGCGTATCCGTACACAAGCTCCGGCGGTTCAACATTTTGATTGTCGTCTTCCGGTTTGCTTCCTTCTGCTTCTCGCTTGCCTCAGCTATCTTCATGTTCACTAATTCTCGCCGCGGCTCCGATTTGCCTCAGTGGCACCACTTCGATGCCTTCAG GTTTGTGGCTGTTGCCGGTGCAATTGTTGCCTTATATTCACTCTTCGAAGTAGGAGCATCCGTGTGGGAGATTTCAAGAGGCGCTACTGTTTTCCCTGAAGTCGTTCAAGTTTGGTTCGATTTCGGCCACGATCAG GTATTTGCGTACCTGTTGCTATCGGCGGGATCGGCGGGAGCGTCCTTGGCTCGAACTTTGAAGGAGATGGACACGTGTACGGTTAGCAATGCATTCTGCGTTCAATCAGATATCTCAATAGCCTTTGGATTCGCCGGATTCATGTTCCTGGGCTTTTCTTCACTCTTGTCGGGTTTCCGGGTTGTAAGTTTTATTATCAATGGTTCTCGATTTAATgtgcaaaattaa